One window of Thermocoleostomius sinensis A174 genomic DNA carries:
- a CDS encoding bifunctional nuclease family protein, with product MIEMKVAGIALDAVSRSPIVLLRDAAERRQLPIFIGQEQARAIISALENQVPPRPLTHDLLVNLLEEWNMVLERIIIHSLQDNTFYAILQVRQGEARKEIDSRPSDAIAIALRTKSPIWVMEEVIADASIPVDRDADEAERQAFRDFLSNLRPDDFKQDGRFSKRDES from the coding sequence ATGATTGAAATGAAAGTCGCTGGAATTGCTCTAGATGCAGTCTCTCGTAGCCCGATCGTGCTATTGAGAGATGCTGCCGAGCGCCGCCAGCTACCAATTTTCATTGGTCAAGAACAAGCCAGAGCTATTATCAGCGCCCTAGAGAATCAGGTTCCGCCTCGCCCGCTCACTCACGACCTGTTGGTCAATTTGCTAGAAGAATGGAATATGGTGCTCGAGCGGATCATTATTCACTCGCTGCAAGACAATACCTTTTATGCCATTCTGCAAGTTCGCCAAGGTGAGGCTCGTAAAGAAATCGATTCTCGTCCCAGCGATGCGATTGCGATCGCACTGCGAACCAAAAGCCCTATTTGGGTCATGGAAGAAGTCATTGCCGATGCGTCCATTCCGGTCGATCGTGATGCGGACGAAGCAGAACGCCAAGCCTTTCGTGATTTTCTCTCTAACTTGCGCCCCGATGACTTTAAGCAAGATGGCCGTTTCAGCAAGCGAGACGAAAGCTGA
- a CDS encoding aminopeptidase P N-terminal domain-containing protein, translating into MQSEYAQRREQFMAKIGKGTAVFRSAPMAVMHNDVEYNFRQDSDFFYLTGFNEPSAVAVLAPHHQDHRFILFVQPKDLEKETWTGYRVGVDAAKEQFAADAVYSIDELSEKLPQYLEKADRIYYHLGRDKAFNETILKHWQRLLAIYPKKGIGPTAIEDPAPLLHPMRQIKSTIELERMRKAADIAAEAHNRARAFAQPGRFEYEVQAEIEHTFRLRGAMGPAYPSIVASGANACVLHYTENTRQMQDGELLLIDAGCAYDYYNSDITRTFPVGGAFTSEQQAIYEIVLEAQLQAIAHVHPGNPYNQVHDTAVRVIVQGLLDLGLLCGDMDEIIKDEKYKPFYMHRTGHWLGLDVHDVGVYQHGETPHTLEPGQVLTVEPGIYISPYIKPAEGQPEIDPRWHGIGVRIEDDVLVTSTGHEILTAAVPKRVDEIQRSLRS; encoded by the coding sequence ATGCAATCGGAATATGCCCAGCGTCGCGAACAGTTTATGGCAAAGATTGGCAAAGGCACGGCTGTTTTTCGCAGTGCCCCCATGGCAGTGATGCACAATGATGTGGAATATAACTTTCGCCAAGATAGCGACTTTTTTTATCTGACGGGCTTTAATGAACCAAGCGCAGTGGCGGTGCTGGCTCCTCATCATCAAGACCATCGCTTCATCTTATTTGTGCAGCCAAAGGATTTAGAGAAAGAAACCTGGACGGGCTATCGCGTGGGTGTAGACGCTGCCAAGGAGCAGTTTGCGGCAGATGCGGTATATTCCATCGACGAACTGAGTGAAAAACTACCACAATATCTAGAAAAAGCCGATCGCATTTACTATCACCTAGGGCGCGACAAAGCATTCAACGAAACGATCTTGAAACATTGGCAACGATTGCTAGCAATTTATCCTAAGAAAGGCATTGGACCCACAGCGATCGAAGATCCGGCTCCGCTGTTGCACCCTATGCGGCAAATCAAAAGCACTATTGAGCTAGAACGAATGCGTAAAGCCGCCGACATTGCCGCCGAAGCCCACAATCGCGCTCGTGCGTTCGCCCAACCCGGACGATTTGAATACGAAGTACAAGCGGAAATTGAACATACCTTTCGCCTCCGGGGAGCCATGGGTCCAGCCTATCCGTCGATCGTAGCGTCGGGAGCCAACGCTTGCGTGCTGCACTACACGGAAAACACGCGCCAGATGCAAGACGGCGAGCTATTGCTAATTGATGCAGGTTGTGCCTACGACTATTACAACTCAGACATCACCCGTACCTTCCCGGTGGGTGGAGCCTTCACGTCAGAGCAACAGGCGATCTATGAAATTGTTCTAGAGGCGCAATTGCAGGCGATCGCACACGTCCATCCCGGCAATCCTTATAATCAGGTGCATGACACCGCCGTGCGCGTGATTGTCCAAGGCTTGCTCGATCTGGGCTTGCTGTGTGGAGACATGGACGAAATTATCAAAGACGAGAAATACAAGCCCTTCTACATGCATCGGACAGGACATTGGTTGGGGTTAGACGTGCACGATGTTGGAGTCTATCAACACGGCGAAACACCCCACACGCTAGAGCCAGGGCAGGTCTTGACCGTGGAGCCAGGAATTTACATTTCGCCCTACATTAAACCCGCTGAAGGACAACCAGAAATTGATCCACGCTGGCACGGCATTGGAGTTCGCATTGAGGACGATGTGCTGGTGACATCAACAGGTCACGAGATCTTGACAGCCGCTGTTCCCAAGAGAGTAGATGAGATCCAACGATCGTTACGATCGTAA
- a CDS encoding HesB/IscA family protein, with protein MIHLSPAAIAEVHRIQSKATHPNIAVRLSVKSGGCADFYYALELDDAIATADYIQTCDGLQIVVDADSLPYVDGLKIDYTEDLMGGGFRFDNPNAVSNCGCGNSFSVNSA; from the coding sequence ATGATTCATCTCAGTCCTGCTGCTATTGCCGAAGTTCACCGCATTCAGTCTAAAGCAACTCATCCCAACATAGCGGTTCGGTTGAGTGTGAAGTCGGGGGGATGTGCTGACTTTTATTATGCGCTAGAGCTAGATGATGCGATCGCAACGGCCGATTACATTCAGACCTGTGATGGTTTGCAAATCGTCGTTGATGCTGACAGTTTGCCCTATGTCGATGGACTAAAAATTGACTATACCGAAGATTTGATGGGTGGTGGTTTCCGCTTCGACAACCCCAATGCTGTCAGCAATTGTGGCTGTGGCAACTCGTTTTCGGTTAACTCAGCCTAA
- a CDS encoding RNA-binding S4 domain-containing protein yields the protein MTSSEFSTESKIKLDQFLKWLGVVQTGGEAKLLIQAGEVQVNGTIETRRGRKLVKGDRVVVMGETYTVQQ from the coding sequence ATGACATCGTCTGAATTCAGCACTGAATCAAAAATTAAACTCGATCAATTTTTGAAGTGGTTGGGCGTGGTTCAAACGGGTGGCGAAGCCAAGCTGCTCATTCAAGCTGGCGAAGTCCAAGTCAACGGCACGATCGAAACACGGCGCGGGCGCAAGCTGGTGAAGGGCGATCGGGTAGTTGTGATGGGAGAAACCTACACAGTTCAACAGTAG
- a CDS encoding proteasome-type protease: MTYCLGIITRYGLVFGADSRTNAGVDYISTYQKLFDFSDPGQRVVLLAASGNLSMTQAIVNAIQQDLKLMESENIHTLPTLYDITRYIGNKVRVVQEQDRPWLERDGIDSSCTLLLGGQVRGEPPGLYMIYRQGNFIQATPETPFLQIGETKYGKPILDRTLSFDTPLEAAAKCALLSIDSTMRSNISVGPPVDLVMYEANSLFVKHQVRLRVGDPYLMQVRKQWEISLRQAFEQMPNIEWGYGEENVLMESGVGNGESGIGSRE; this comes from the coding sequence ATGACCTATTGTCTTGGCATTATTACTCGCTATGGACTGGTATTTGGTGCAGACTCTCGTACCAATGCTGGCGTTGATTATATTTCTACCTATCAAAAGCTGTTTGATTTTTCTGATCCAGGGCAGCGGGTGGTGCTGTTAGCGGCCTCTGGTAACTTGTCGATGACACAAGCGATCGTCAATGCCATTCAGCAAGATTTGAAGCTGATGGAAAGTGAGAACATTCATACCCTGCCAACCCTTTATGACATTACTCGCTACATCGGCAATAAGGTGCGTGTGGTCCAAGAGCAAGACCGCCCCTGGCTAGAAAGAGACGGGATTGATTCTAGTTGTACGCTGTTGCTGGGGGGACAAGTCCGGGGAGAACCACCGGGGCTATATATGATCTATCGTCAGGGAAATTTTATTCAAGCAACGCCAGAGACCCCATTTTTGCAAATCGGTGAGACGAAATATGGCAAACCCATTCTCGATCGCACCCTCAGTTTTGATACCCCACTGGAAGCGGCGGCTAAGTGTGCTCTGCTGTCGATCGATTCTACAATGCGATCTAATATCTCGGTGGGACCGCCAGTCGATTTGGTGATGTATGAAGCAAACAGTCTATTTGTTAAACACCAGGTTCGATTGCGCGTGGGTGATCCTTATTTAATGCAAGTGCGAAAGCAGTGGGAAATCTCGTTGCGGCAAGCGTTCGAGCAAATGCCAAATATTGAATGGGGCTATGGTGAGGAGAATGTTTTGATGGAATCGGGAGTGGGGAATGGGGAGTCGGGAATCGGGAGTCGGGAGTAG
- a CDS encoding ABC transporter ATP-binding protein yields MARIYLDAIERRYGSVVAIEDITFEVPDGEFWVLVGPSGCGKSTILRTIAGLETATSGNLYIGDRLVNQVPARERDVAMVFQNYALYPHMTVAENLAFGLRMRKTDAKTIKARIETVAQSLNIAHLLDRKPKQLSGGQQQRVALGRAIARQPQVFLLDEPLSNLDAQLRDDTRAELKQLHQRLGVTTVYVTHDQVEAMTLADQIVVLDQGRIQQIGSPQTIYARPANQMVATFLGSPPMNVLSAVYQDGQFQVEGQAIPCPDRLRKQLSSTVSQSSTAQRFNLGIRPEHVHLAESSERPLMATVMVVEPLGREILVRTVLPMETSGAAPTISLQVAPETQIQPGDRLPLVFDLEHLAVFDPTTGNNLSLA; encoded by the coding sequence GTGGCACGGATTTATTTGGATGCAATTGAGCGTCGGTATGGGTCGGTAGTGGCGATCGAGGACATCACGTTTGAGGTTCCTGATGGGGAATTTTGGGTGTTGGTGGGGCCGTCTGGTTGCGGGAAGTCTACGATTTTGCGAACGATCGCAGGTCTTGAAACGGCTACGTCGGGCAATTTGTACATTGGCGATCGGTTGGTAAATCAAGTACCGGCCCGCGAACGCGATGTGGCAATGGTGTTCCAGAACTATGCTCTGTATCCCCATATGACGGTGGCTGAAAATTTGGCGTTTGGGCTACGGATGCGCAAAACCGATGCCAAAACGATCAAAGCGCGGATTGAGACGGTGGCGCAATCGCTGAATATTGCCCATTTGCTCGATCGCAAGCCGAAGCAACTTTCGGGAGGGCAGCAGCAGCGGGTAGCGTTGGGTCGTGCTATTGCTCGCCAACCACAGGTATTTTTGCTGGATGAGCCACTGTCTAATCTAGATGCCCAGCTACGGGACGACACGCGCGCCGAACTGAAACAACTGCACCAGCGCTTAGGTGTGACAACGGTTTATGTAACGCACGACCAGGTGGAAGCGATGACGCTGGCCGATCAAATTGTGGTGCTAGATCAGGGCAGAATCCAGCAAATTGGCTCGCCGCAAACAATTTATGCTCGACCTGCCAATCAGATGGTGGCAACGTTTCTGGGTAGCCCACCGATGAATGTCTTGTCAGCGGTCTATCAAGACGGACAGTTTCAGGTTGAAGGACAAGCAATTCCCTGCCCCGATCGGCTGCGGAAGCAATTGTCATCAACAGTTAGCCAATCTTCAACGGCGCAGCGGTTCAACTTGGGCATTCGTCCTGAACATGTACATTTGGCAGAATCGAGCGAGCGACCGCTCATGGCAACAGTGATGGTGGTGGAACCGTTAGGACGAGAGATTTTGGTGCGCACCGTGCTGCCGATGGAAACTAGCGGCGCGGCTCCTACTATTAGCTTGCAAGTTGCTCCAGAAACCCAAATTCAACCCGGCGATCGATTGCCACTGGTATTTGATCTGGAGCATTTGGCGGTGTTTGATCCAACCACAGGCAATAACCTCAGCTTGGCTTAA
- the cas6 gene encoding CRISPR-associated endoribonuclease Cas6, translated as MAPSSPSPRKRKQQFSSSSAWAAETELVGITLDLEPLQTCSLYAQYTIGLHAWLLDQVRQSDPDLSTQLHDEQTEKAFTISGLEGALETNGRMFQLKAGQTYQWTITALSNPIAQWLAKWIQQPPQVVALRNAPLQVRHIKITHLPMTYEQLWETDYPDRFRVALSFTSPTSFRRRGLHLPLPMPFNVFHSYLRRWNTFSGIEFEPDEFLEWVDESIVIVRHRLESTRVLAGKKGTVTAFTGAIELELSVKAPRDDEYEQLLFALVQLAPYCGTGHKTTFGLGQTRLGWAVPELQSPPALQTILLDRIAELTELFIAQRHRTGGDRASQIAETLATIQARRELGESLKTIAEDLQMPYETVKAYAKRAKRGMIQE; from the coding sequence ATGGCTCCATCGTCACCATCTCCTCGCAAACGGAAGCAGCAGTTCAGTTCCTCTTCAGCTTGGGCAGCGGAGACTGAACTGGTTGGTATCACCCTAGACCTAGAGCCACTACAAACCTGCTCTCTTTATGCCCAATACACGATCGGGCTTCATGCTTGGTTGCTCGATCAAGTGCGGCAGTCCGATCCAGATTTGTCTACTCAACTGCATGATGAGCAAACGGAGAAAGCATTTACCATTTCTGGACTGGAAGGAGCCTTAGAAACCAACGGCAGAATGTTTCAACTGAAGGCGGGGCAAACCTACCAATGGACAATCACCGCTTTATCCAATCCGATTGCACAATGGTTGGCAAAATGGATACAACAGCCGCCTCAAGTGGTTGCATTGCGGAATGCCCCGTTGCAAGTGCGTCACATCAAAATCACTCACTTGCCAATGACCTACGAGCAACTCTGGGAGACAGACTATCCCGATCGCTTTCGAGTCGCACTTAGCTTCACGTCACCTACAAGCTTTCGCCGTCGGGGATTACATTTACCATTGCCGATGCCATTCAATGTATTTCATAGTTACTTGCGCCGCTGGAATACTTTTTCAGGAATTGAGTTTGAGCCAGATGAGTTTTTGGAATGGGTGGATGAATCGATCGTGATTGTGCGACATCGGCTGGAATCAACGCGGGTTTTGGCCGGGAAAAAGGGGACAGTAACGGCGTTTACAGGGGCGATCGAACTGGAACTGTCAGTGAAGGCACCACGAGATGATGAGTATGAGCAATTATTGTTTGCGCTGGTGCAGTTGGCTCCTTATTGCGGCACAGGACATAAAACCACCTTTGGTTTGGGGCAAACCCGATTAGGATGGGCAGTACCTGAATTGCAATCTCCTCCTGCTCTACAAACGATTCTGCTTGATCGCATTGCGGAGTTAACCGAATTGTTTATTGCTCAACGGCATCGTACAGGGGGCGATCGAGCCAGTCAGATTGCAGAAACCTTAGCGACGATTCAAGCCCGGCGAGAACTTGGAGAATCTTTGAAGACGATCGCAGAAGATTTGCAGATGCCGTATGAAACAGTGAAAGCCTATGCAAAACGAGCAAAGCGAGGAATGATTCAGGAATAA